In one window of Cytophagaceae bacterium ABcell3 DNA:
- a CDS encoding ABC transporter substrate-binding protein, translating to MKKLKFFLPLLFSVVLSVTTVNAQDEYGEKYLHGKNLYEEGKYTLAMELLKPLTSPADGNKYTEYAHYFYALSAFKSKQYDEARQMLLQLTTRYPNWNKRNEAYYLLANTAFEQGKLHQAMEFAEKAASSKQMRPDLENMKTYYFRKVKSLDTLIDLQRKYDEELSLAVVLVERLSGPFIGEKEYMLREYLMQEFKLDRSIIARPKKVSEKKDVYNVAVLFPFMVKNLDPEKSGRPNQFVLDMYEGMRIAVDSLKEQGVNIKLHAYDTDKDTAKFSALLDKPEMKKMDLIVGPVYSSHNEILAEFAWKNQINVVNPFANSNSLIENNNYVYLFQPSVETQAFKIAGYVGKADTARNNAIILYGESVKDSLLAHAYRDTIERMDYEIAAFRKVKKSSVKDIKELLGDSLLMTKVSHLFVPSSEQIVAATVVSSLDVLRMDIPVIGYAEWLNVQLMSFDQLERRQVHFIMPEYMDYGSKKVKKFKKAYVKKMDIYPSSYAFQGYELMSAFGNYLGKYGNMFNEDLQKCGRTDGKVMGAVDFSCSNSNQVVPLIKFQNSFLGPVTSVKKPLPSPEVSEDKKTKRKR from the coding sequence ATGAAAAAACTGAAATTCTTTTTACCGCTGCTTTTCTCTGTTGTGTTATCGGTCACGACGGTAAACGCACAGGACGAATATGGAGAAAAGTACTTGCATGGCAAAAACCTCTATGAGGAAGGGAAGTATACTCTTGCCATGGAACTGCTCAAGCCTTTGACTTCTCCGGCAGATGGTAATAAGTATACCGAGTATGCGCATTACTTCTATGCTCTGTCTGCTTTTAAAAGCAAGCAATATGACGAGGCACGTCAGATGCTGCTTCAGTTAACTACAAGGTATCCTAACTGGAACAAGCGCAATGAAGCATATTACTTGCTGGCTAATACAGCTTTTGAGCAAGGAAAATTGCATCAGGCAATGGAGTTTGCAGAAAAAGCTGCTAGCTCTAAGCAAATGCGTCCTGACCTGGAAAATATGAAGACTTACTACTTTAGAAAAGTTAAGTCTTTAGATACCTTGATCGACCTGCAAAGAAAGTACGACGAGGAGCTTTCTTTGGCTGTTGTGTTGGTAGAAAGACTTTCAGGGCCTTTCATAGGCGAAAAAGAGTATATGCTTAGGGAATACCTTATGCAGGAGTTTAAGTTGGACCGTTCCATAATAGCAAGACCCAAAAAAGTTTCTGAAAAGAAAGATGTATACAATGTAGCAGTGCTGTTCCCTTTTATGGTTAAGAATCTTGACCCTGAAAAATCTGGCCGTCCCAACCAGTTTGTTTTAGATATGTACGAAGGGATGCGCATTGCTGTTGACTCATTAAAAGAACAAGGCGTCAATATAAAGCTTCACGCTTATGATACCGATAAAGATACTGCTAAGTTTTCAGCCTTGCTTGATAAGCCTGAAATGAAGAAGATGGACCTGATTGTAGGCCCTGTTTACTCTTCTCATAATGAGATATTGGCTGAATTTGCATGGAAGAACCAAATCAATGTAGTCAATCCTTTTGCAAACAGCAACAGTCTTATAGAAAACAACAACTACGTATACCTTTTTCAACCGTCTGTAGAAACCCAAGCTTTTAAAATAGCAGGTTATGTAGGCAAAGCGGATACTGCCCGTAACAATGCTATTATTTTATATGGTGAATCTGTTAAGGACTCTCTGCTTGCACATGCCTATCGCGATACCATTGAAAGAATGGATTATGAGATTGCGGCTTTTAGAAAGGTTAAGAAAAGTAGTGTAAAAGATATCAAAGAATTGCTCGGCGATTCATTGCTCATGACCAAAGTAAGCCATTTGTTCGTCCCATCGTCAGAACAGATTGTAGCGGCTACTGTGGTCAGTTCTCTCGATGTGTTAAGGATGGACATACCAGTTATTGGCTATGCAGAGTGGCTAAATGTACAACTCATGTCTTTTGATCAGCTTGAGAGAAGGCAAGTGCACTTTATAATGCCAGAGTATATGGATTATGGCAGTAAAAAGGTGAAAAAGTTTAAGAAAGCGTATGTCAAAAAAATGGACATATATCCTTCTTCTTATGCATTTCAGGGATATGAGCTAATGTCCGCTTTTGGCAACTATCTTGGAAAATACGGTAATATGTTCAATGAAGATCTTCAGAAATGTGGTCGTACTGACGGAAAAGTGATGGGGGCTGTAGATTTCTCCTGTTCTAATAGCAATCAAGTAGTGCCGTTGATAAAGTTTCAAAATTCTTTCCTCGGGCCTGTAACTTCTGTCAAAAAGCCATTACCTTCACCAGAAGTTTCTGAAGACAAAAAAACTAAAAGAAAAAGATGA
- a CDS encoding M48 family metalloprotease, with protein sequence MKRFYLLLLLLSSTVMVTCKKKPNIFTIEDDINFGKQVRDFIENPDSSGMIVLKPEDYPFAYDYLFSIRDYILNSGKVRYKDRFEWHMRIIHDDNTLNAFAAPGGYIYIYTGLIKYLEHEDHFAGILGHEIAHSDRRHSTNRLSEVYGWNLLFDVVFGKDPSAVRNITQGLMNLGFSRANENDADAYSVKYLCQEPARYESDGAAGFFQKLIDEGQGGKGWAFLSTHPSGENRVKNITEKAVSLSCDTDLKSPQSWRDFRNSLP encoded by the coding sequence ATGAAAAGGTTTTATTTGCTGCTCCTGCTGCTTTCTTCAACGGTCATGGTTACCTGCAAGAAGAAGCCCAACATCTTTACCATTGAAGATGATATAAATTTTGGCAAACAAGTAAGGGACTTTATAGAAAACCCAGATTCTTCTGGAATGATTGTTTTAAAACCAGAAGACTACCCGTTTGCCTACGACTACCTCTTTAGCATTAGAGACTATATATTGAACTCAGGGAAAGTGCGGTATAAAGATCGTTTTGAATGGCATATGCGCATCATCCATGACGACAACACGCTAAATGCTTTTGCCGCACCCGGAGGGTATATTTACATTTACACAGGCCTGATCAAATACTTAGAACATGAAGACCATTTTGCAGGTATTCTCGGCCATGAAATCGCCCATTCTGACCGAAGACATTCCACCAACCGCTTAAGCGAAGTGTATGGGTGGAATTTACTGTTTGATGTTGTTTTTGGCAAAGACCCTTCTGCTGTAAGAAATATAACCCAGGGTTTGATGAACTTAGGCTTTAGCAGGGCCAATGAAAATGATGCCGATGCATATTCTGTAAAATACCTTTGTCAAGAACCTGCCAGGTATGAATCTGATGGGGCAGCGGGCTTTTTCCAGAAACTAATTGACGAAGGCCAAGGAGGTAAAGGGTGGGCTTTCCTAAGTACCCACCCTTCAGGAGAAAACCGGGTCAAAAACATTACAGAAAAAGCCGTTTCCCTTTCTTGTGATACGGATCTGAAAAGCCCTCAAAGTTGGAGAGACTTCAGAAACAGTCTTCCTTAG
- the hemL gene encoding glutamate-1-semialdehyde 2,1-aminomutase, with amino-acid sequence MNSEISRSLFERAKSVIPGGVNSPVRAFKAVGGDPIFIKNAKGAYLFDEDGNKFIELINSWGPMILGHAHELVEKAVSDAIKDSLSFGAPGRKEVEIAELITSMVPSIDKVRMVNSGTEATMAAIRVARGFTGREKIIKFEGCYHGHGDSFLISAGSGAVTMGYPDSPGVTKGTANDTLTAPYNDLAAVEKIISANEGEIAAIIIEPVAGNMGCVLPHDGYLQGLRDICDKEGIILIFDEVMTGFRLSAGGAQKVLGVTPDLTTLGKIIGGGMPVGAYGGKKEIMDYVSPAGPVYQAGTLSGNPVSMAAGLAVLNYLNENPSVYEGLNQMTGKIVSGLRQSLAGMGLNYTINHIGSMFTLFFTESPVNNFADAKAADAGLFGSYFRAMLKRGVYLAPSQFEALFISASITEEHASEIVKAATASLEEVLQRS; translated from the coding sequence ATGAATAGCGAAATAAGTCGAAGTCTTTTTGAAAGGGCCAAGTCAGTAATTCCAGGAGGGGTCAACTCTCCAGTAAGAGCTTTTAAAGCCGTAGGGGGAGATCCTATTTTTATCAAAAATGCCAAAGGCGCATACTTATTTGATGAGGATGGCAATAAGTTTATTGAGCTTATAAATTCATGGGGGCCAATGATACTTGGTCATGCGCATGAACTTGTGGAAAAAGCGGTAAGTGATGCCATTAAAGATTCTTTGTCTTTTGGTGCTCCTGGTAGAAAAGAAGTAGAAATTGCAGAGCTGATTACTTCTATGGTGCCTTCAATAGATAAAGTAAGGATGGTAAACTCTGGTACAGAGGCTACCATGGCTGCTATACGTGTGGCTAGAGGATTTACAGGACGCGAAAAAATCATTAAGTTTGAAGGCTGTTACCACGGACATGGTGATTCTTTTCTTATCTCGGCTGGAAGCGGTGCTGTTACAATGGGTTACCCAGACAGTCCTGGGGTGACAAAGGGAACAGCCAATGATACGCTTACTGCTCCTTATAACGACCTTGCTGCTGTTGAAAAGATTATTTCTGCCAATGAAGGAGAAATCGCTGCCATCATCATTGAACCGGTGGCAGGCAATATGGGGTGTGTGCTTCCTCACGACGGTTACCTTCAAGGTTTACGTGATATTTGCGACAAAGAGGGAATTATTCTTATCTTTGACGAGGTAATGACCGGTTTTAGGTTATCGGCTGGTGGTGCTCAAAAAGTGCTTGGTGTAACACCTGATTTAACTACACTCGGTAAAATCATAGGTGGCGGTATGCCTGTAGGTGCCTATGGGGGCAAAAAAGAAATCATGGACTATGTATCTCCAGCAGGGCCTGTATATCAAGCCGGAACGCTTTCTGGTAACCCGGTTTCTATGGCTGCTGGTCTTGCTGTGCTTAATTACCTCAATGAAAACCCTTCTGTTTATGAAGGTTTAAATCAAATGACAGGTAAAATAGTGTCTGGACTTAGGCAGTCGCTGGCAGGTATGGGGCTTAATTATACGATCAACCATATCGGGTCGATGTTTACTTTGTTCTTTACTGAAAGTCCAGTAAATAATTTCGCAGATGCAAAAGCGGCTGATGCAGGGTTGTTTGGAAGTTATTTCCGTGCAATGTTGAAGCGTGGCGTTTATCTTGCCCCTTCGCAGTTTGAAGCCTTGTTTATTTCTGCATCTATTACCGAAGAGCATGCCAGTGAGATTGTAAAAGCTGCAACAGCATCTCTGGAAGAGGTGCTTCAAAGATCATAA
- the proC gene encoding pyrroline-5-carboxylate reductase, protein MKIAVLGGGNMGYTYAKAFVRSNIVEKENLLIIERFSERRAELEKDGLATITDKIEPGLGDYNILILATKPQDFKKVAEELKPILKKEQLVISVMAGVTIATMSKHLGHDKIARAMPNTPAQLGFGITAFAINKDSSYENISEVDTLLETTGKSIFMKDEAMLDAVTGISGSGPAYFFYIAKHMIEAGKEMGLDPAIAAMLVKQTMLGSFQILNNNKSSIDDLIASVASRGGTTQAALDKLIERKVGEGINEAVKAAEKRAKELSAE, encoded by the coding sequence ATGAAAATTGCCGTATTGGGTGGAGGAAACATGGGTTATACTTATGCTAAGGCATTTGTAAGAAGCAACATTGTAGAAAAAGAAAACCTTTTAATTATTGAAAGGTTCAGTGAGAGAAGAGCTGAATTGGAGAAGGACGGTTTGGCAACCATAACAGATAAAATTGAACCAGGTCTAGGTGATTATAATATCTTAATCCTGGCCACTAAGCCTCAAGATTTCAAAAAAGTTGCCGAGGAGCTTAAGCCTATTCTTAAAAAAGAGCAGTTGGTTATTTCGGTTATGGCCGGTGTAACAATCGCGACAATGTCTAAGCATCTCGGACATGATAAAATTGCACGTGCAATGCCAAATACTCCTGCCCAGCTTGGTTTTGGTATTACTGCATTTGCCATCAACAAAGATTCTTCTTATGAAAATATCAGTGAGGTAGATACTTTACTGGAAACTACCGGAAAGTCTATTTTCATGAAAGATGAAGCTATGTTGGACGCAGTTACTGGTATCAGTGGCAGTGGCCCTGCTTACTTCTTCTACATTGCTAAACACATGATTGAGGCAGGTAAAGAAATGGGCTTAGATCCAGCTATTGCCGCAATGTTGGTGAAACAGACGATGTTGGGGTCGTTCCAAATATTGAACAATAACAAATCATCTATTGATGACCTTATAGCTTCAGTTGCTTCTAGAGGCGGAACTACACAAGCCGCTCTTGACAAATTAATCGAACGCAAGGTTGGCGAAGGTATCAATGAGGCTGTAAAAGCTGCTGAGAAGAGAGCTAAGGAGCTTTCTGCTGAATAA
- the gldC gene encoding gliding motility protein GldC: MKKSEIKFEIDLDEKNIPEKIYWDATDSPSGKLTETKALSVSLWDPKQKNTMRIDLWAKDMTVDEMKQFCIETLGGMADTIKNSTGDEVMSDEIKSLCTKLVKHVQEESKK; encoded by the coding sequence ATGAAAAAATCAGAGATAAAATTTGAAATAGATCTAGACGAGAAAAATATACCCGAAAAGATTTATTGGGACGCGACCGATAGCCCTTCAGGTAAACTAACGGAAACCAAAGCACTTTCTGTATCTCTATGGGATCCTAAGCAAAAAAACACCATGCGCATAGATTTATGGGCAAAAGATATGACAGTAGATGAAATGAAGCAGTTCTGCATTGAGACTTTGGGCGGGATGGCAGATACCATCAAAAATTCTACTGGTGATGAAGTAATGTCAGATGAAATTAAAAGCCTCTGCACGAAACTTGTCAAACATGTACAAGAGGAAAGTAAAAAATAA
- a CDS encoding bifunctional riboflavin kinase/FAD synthetase, protein MKLYKGTDEFQKLPFAVVTGGTFDGVHKGHQKILRRLNTIAQQEHGESVVITYWPVPRMVLKPDDDIQILTTPEEKIQLIEDAGIDHLIMIPFSKEFAAISSYDFVRGILADKIGTKKLVIGYDHRFGKNREGGFEYLKANESAFGFEVEEIPREDINNNTISSTFIRESILKGDVANVVPYLGRNYSISGKVVHGNKLGRTIGYPTANVVTNYPEKLIPGNGIYAVKVKVKNNVHDGMMSIGIRPTVGGTKRTVEVNIFDFNEDIYGEAIEVYFYEYLRPELKFDSLEELVKAIDQDKENTLKYFNKFSHTN, encoded by the coding sequence ATGAAATTATATAAAGGCACAGATGAATTTCAAAAACTGCCTTTTGCAGTAGTTACCGGAGGAACTTTTGATGGTGTCCACAAAGGCCATCAAAAAATCTTGCGCCGGCTAAATACTATTGCCCAACAAGAACATGGAGAAAGTGTGGTCATAACTTACTGGCCGGTACCGAGAATGGTATTGAAGCCAGATGATGATATACAAATCTTAACTACTCCTGAAGAAAAGATACAGCTTATAGAGGACGCAGGCATTGACCACCTGATCATGATCCCTTTCAGCAAAGAGTTTGCCGCCATTTCATCTTATGACTTTGTCAGAGGAATACTTGCCGATAAAATTGGAACGAAAAAACTTGTAATAGGCTACGACCACCGGTTTGGCAAAAACAGGGAAGGAGGATTTGAGTATCTAAAGGCAAACGAATCCGCTTTTGGATTTGAGGTGGAAGAGATTCCGAGGGAAGATATCAATAACAACACCATTAGTTCTACTTTTATTAGGGAGTCTATCCTTAAAGGCGATGTAGCCAACGTAGTGCCTTACCTAGGAAGAAACTATTCGATTTCCGGGAAAGTGGTTCATGGAAATAAACTGGGTCGTACCATCGGCTATCCGACTGCCAATGTAGTAACCAACTACCCAGAAAAACTGATACCTGGAAATGGTATTTATGCTGTAAAAGTTAAAGTAAAAAACAATGTTCATGATGGAATGATGAGCATTGGCATCAGACCTACTGTAGGTGGCACTAAACGTACGGTAGAGGTCAACATTTTTGATTTTAATGAAGACATTTATGGAGAAGCCATAGAAGTCTACTTTTATGAATACTTACGACCTGAACTTAAGTTTGATTCTCTTGAAGAGCTAGTTAAAGCCATTGACCAAGACAAAGAAAATACCCTGAAATATTTTAATAAGTTCTCGCATACCAATTAA
- the guaA gene encoding glutamine-hydrolyzing GMP synthase yields MTEKVLILDFGSQYTQLIARRVRELNVYCEIHPYNKMPEIDGTIKGVILSGSPCSVREQDAPYVDLEGVKGKLPLLGICYGAQFIAHKAGNEVMPSKIREYGRARLQHIHTTDLLMKEMTPYSQVWMSHGDTISGLSDDFEILASTETVSVAAYKVKNEPTYGIQFHPEVTHSVEGKTILRNFIVNICGCSQDWTSDVFIDSTVNWIKNLTGNDKVVMGLSGGVDSSVAAVLIHKAIGDRLTCIFVDNGLLRKNEYEEVLESYKSMGLNVIGVDAKERFYTALEGLTDPELKRKAIGRTFIEVFDDEAHKISDVSWLGQGTIYPDVIESVSVKGPSATIKSHHNVGGLPDFMKLKVLEPLNTLFKDEVRVVGKTLEIDEKIIQRHPFPGPGLAIRILGDITREKVAILQEVDAIFINGLKKSNLYDEVWQAGAILLPVQSVGVMGDERTYENAVALRAVTSLDGMTADWAHLPYEFLADVSNEIINKVKGVNRVVYDISSKPPATIEWE; encoded by the coding sequence ATGACAGAAAAAGTTTTAATTCTAGATTTTGGTTCGCAATATACCCAGTTGATAGCTCGCCGGGTCAGAGAACTTAATGTTTATTGTGAAATACACCCATATAATAAAATGCCAGAAATAGATGGCACAATAAAAGGTGTTATACTCTCAGGAAGCCCATGTTCTGTAAGGGAACAAGATGCCCCTTATGTAGACCTTGAAGGGGTAAAGGGTAAATTGCCATTGTTAGGCATTTGCTATGGCGCACAGTTTATCGCCCATAAAGCAGGCAATGAAGTAATGCCGTCAAAAATCAGGGAGTACGGTAGGGCCAGGCTTCAGCATATCCATACCACAGATTTGCTTATGAAGGAAATGACCCCATATTCACAGGTATGGATGTCTCATGGCGATACTATTTCAGGACTTTCTGACGATTTTGAAATTCTTGCCAGCACTGAAACGGTTTCTGTGGCCGCATATAAGGTGAAAAATGAACCTACCTATGGAATTCAATTCCATCCAGAAGTTACGCATTCTGTAGAAGGAAAGACTATTCTACGAAACTTTATCGTTAATATTTGTGGGTGTTCACAGGATTGGACGTCGGATGTGTTTATCGACTCCACTGTAAACTGGATTAAGAACCTTACCGGAAATGACAAGGTGGTAATGGGACTTTCGGGAGGTGTTGATTCTTCTGTAGCTGCGGTACTTATCCATAAAGCAATAGGAGATCGCCTGACTTGTATATTTGTAGACAATGGCTTGCTTAGGAAAAACGAATATGAAGAGGTGCTTGAGTCTTATAAGAGCATGGGACTGAATGTTATTGGTGTTGATGCAAAAGAGCGTTTTTATACAGCTCTGGAAGGTTTGACAGACCCGGAGTTGAAACGTAAGGCAATTGGTCGTACATTTATAGAAGTTTTTGATGACGAAGCCCATAAAATATCGGACGTTAGCTGGTTGGGACAAGGGACTATTTACCCTGATGTTATCGAGTCTGTATCAGTAAAAGGACCTTCAGCGACTATAAAATCGCACCATAATGTTGGAGGTTTGCCTGATTTTATGAAACTTAAGGTTTTAGAACCTCTCAATACTTTGTTCAAGGATGAAGTAAGGGTGGTTGGGAAAACCTTGGAAATAGATGAAAAAATCATTCAACGCCACCCTTTCCCAGGGCCAGGTCTCGCAATTCGTATTTTAGGGGACATAACCAGGGAGAAAGTTGCCATTTTACAGGAAGTTGATGCTATATTTATCAATGGCTTGAAAAAAAGCAACCTATATGATGAGGTTTGGCAAGCAGGTGCAATATTGCTACCGGTGCAATCGGTAGGTGTAATGGGAGACGAAAGAACTTATGAAAATGCTGTCGCTTTAAGAGCGGTGACCAGTCTGGACGGTATGACGGCAGATTGGGCGCATTTGCCATACGAGTTCCTTGCTGATGTCTCTAATGAAATAATTAATAAGGTAAAAGGTGTGAACAGGGTCGTTTACGATATCAGTTCTAAACCACCTGCTACCATTGAATGGGAATAA
- the truB gene encoding tRNA pseudouridine(55) synthase TruB produces MNINTDFESGQVLLIDKPYKWTSFDVVKKLRNQLKVKKIGHAGTLDPLATGLLVLCTGKFTKRIESFQAQEKEYVCRMLLGKSTPSFDLETPFDCEYDISAITESMIKANLVNFLGTQWQIPPVFSAVKVNGVRSYEKARRGEDVAVRPRSIFIRELEITDISLPEITFRLVCSKGTYVRSLVRDFAKALGTGGCMLDLRRTRIGGFNVASAYKPEDFIKIVKNEII; encoded by the coding sequence ATGAATATAAATACAGATTTTGAAAGCGGGCAGGTTTTATTGATAGACAAACCTTATAAGTGGACATCTTTCGATGTAGTAAAAAAACTCCGCAACCAATTAAAAGTAAAAAAAATAGGACATGCAGGCACTTTAGACCCTTTGGCAACGGGCTTATTGGTGCTTTGCACAGGAAAATTCACAAAAAGAATTGAAAGTTTTCAAGCACAGGAAAAAGAGTATGTTTGCAGGATGCTCTTAGGGAAATCCACGCCTTCATTTGACCTTGAAACACCATTTGACTGTGAATATGACATTTCTGCAATAACCGAAAGTATGATCAAGGCAAACCTTGTAAACTTTCTAGGTACTCAATGGCAAATACCACCTGTATTTTCAGCAGTTAAGGTTAACGGTGTCAGGTCGTATGAAAAAGCACGTCGTGGAGAAGATGTCGCTGTCAGACCTCGTTCTATATTTATCCGAGAGCTGGAAATTACAGATATTAGCCTGCCCGAAATTACTTTTAGGCTTGTATGTTCAAAAGGAACATATGTAAGGAGCTTGGTTAGGGATTTTGCCAAAGCGTTAGGTACTGGAGGATGTATGTTGGACTTAAGAAGAACACGAATCGGTGGGTTTAATGTAGCCAGTGCCTATAAACCAGAAGACTTCATAAAGATTGTCAAAAATGAAATTATATAA
- a CDS encoding DUF3098 domain-containing protein: MDDKKNLAFKKINYVIMLVGIGFLALGFIVMASDGEEFGFGAAGLTIGPIIVLFGFIVELFAIMYQPKNKQ; the protein is encoded by the coding sequence ATGGACGATAAAAAAAACCTGGCGTTTAAAAAGATCAACTACGTTATCATGCTAGTAGGGATAGGTTTCCTTGCTTTAGGTTTTATAGTTATGGCATCTGACGGCGAAGAGTTTGGTTTTGGCGCAGCAGGCTTGACCATAGGCCCAATTATTGTACTTTTTGGCTTTATAGTGGAGCTATTTGCAATAATGTACCAACCTAAGAATAAACAATAG